The genomic stretch GGTTGTGCCTGCGATAACCATCGCCTGTCATCAATGCTGCTGAATCCGGCCCATCTGATTTCACGTGGCAAGTGTTTGATGATCGCCGCAAGTGAATTTGCGGTTTGATAGTTGTGCTTGATCGCGGCCCACTTGATTTAGCGCGTCAGCAGTTTCCTGTTGATCGCATTTGATGTCACGGTTTATTTCAGCTCCGAGATAGCCGATCAAACGCTCTACCCGCCGGCTGAAATATCTATACTCGTTCCCCTTCGCGATTCGAATCGAGTAGACTGGTCGACAGCGAGGTAGTGCAGACTGTGGTCGTGCGTACCACGCGAACCATGACATGAACCGAAGTGACGGAGTCGGGGTTTTCGAAGTGGTTTGTCATCCGCCGTCACTCGGTTATGTCCGCCGTTCGCGCGGGTAGTTGGACTGCTTGATGACTCATCTCTAAGCAGCATGGTCATCGCCCTTCTTAGTTGCAGGCGTCTGATTTCGGCCCATCTGATTTCACGTGACAAGTGCTAGCTGATCGAGGCAACCGAAGTTGCGGTTTGATAGCTGTTCGTGATCGCGACCCACGAGATTTCACGAGACGTCAGTTTCCTGTTTATCGCATTCGATGTCACGGTTTGGATGTTGTTCCGAGATAGCAGTTCAAACGCCCTATGCGCCAGCCAAAATATCAATGCTCGTAGCCTTTGGCGATTCCGATCGGGTAGACTTGTCTCCAGCGATGTCGTGCCGGCTGTGGTCGTGCGTACCACGCGAACCAGTTGGTGCACCGAAGTCGGCGAGTCGACGACTTTTGGGTTTTAGTTTCACCTCAACCGCGCCGACTCGGTGACCATAACCGTTACCCGACTGAATCGAGCACTCGATGAAGCACATACCGATTGCACTGACGCTCACGCTGCTCTGTTCGAGCACGCCGCAATCGGGTGGCGACTACGACGCTACGTACCAGCAACAACTTGACGACTACGATCGACAAACCGAACAGACGCAAAAGCAACTGGACCAAACGCAACAGCAACTCGATCAAACCCAGCGACAACAAGACGAGACCGAACGTCAACTGCAGCGATCAAAAACACATGCTGATCGCTACGAGGCTCTTCTCGATCGCTGGGAAGAACAGGCTGACCGGCAAGACATGGTTCTCGATGCGTTAGAGCGCGTTTTGTCACAAAGTGATGATGGCGACGCGAGCTCCAATCCAGAACCGGGAGACGGCGGGTAACCAAGCGATGGACACGGAGCCGCGGAGTCGTGTTTTTTGAAATGTTTGATCGTTCGCCGCGGCCCGGTCATCGCAACCGTTCGTCGTATCTTAGGTAGCATTTTGGATTTTGATCGCGCCCTTCGTTCGGATTCCATCCGGGCTCATGTTTACGCAGCGACTTTCCTCGCTGCTGAGGGGAAATCCGGGGCGCCATATCTTTCCGAGCTTCTTTCGCGATGCCGCTCGATCAATCCGAATTCCGACGTGCTTTCTGACGACCAACAGCGTTTGCTCTCTCGCGGCGCAACATCAATGGCTACTGTGGTGAGGGCTGTCGGATACGACTACGCTGATGCGGTGCATGCTGGCGTACTTCAATGGATCATTTCACTCACGACTTCCCGCCACATACAGATCGCGGGAACATCGATTCACGCACTTGCGACTTTAGGTTTCCCGCCCCAGGAAACGCGTACGACACTTGAACATCTGATTCGATCCGACAGACGCTCGGACGACTACCCTTTGATTACCTGTCGTGGCACAGCCTTTCGGTGTTTGGCCGAGATCAATCGACAATTCGTAGACCCATTTTTGGACACACCTGCGTGCCATGACCATGTTACCCTGCTCAAATGCTGGTTGGAGCATGTGCCTGACGACGCTAACCTGATCGAACAACTTAATTGGTTGACATGTAAGTAGCGACGAACCAGGACATGCACGCGAGGACGGGAGTCGCGGTTGTTGGTCTGCTTGCAAGTCTTTCGCCCGTCCCGCGTGATGTCTACCGTTATCCGACTGAATATGAATGCCCCTTGATATGAAACGTAACGTGACCTCAGCGGTGTTCGGCAAGCTCAAATGTCACATAAAAGATCGTTCTTATTCCGTGAAGATGGACTACAAAGGCAAGGCGATCGACATTCGATTCTTCTGCGAAACAGACGATGCAATCGAGCGTTTACTTCCACTTGCCGAAGGGGTCTGGCGGGCGCGTGTTCGGTACTTCAAAGCTTTTCGTGAGCATGCGGCTACGGAACTGCTTGAATTGCTCAACGGATTTCTCGACTGCGGAGAGGAGAATCCTCCGCAGGTGACGGCTGCACAACTCCGCAAGGTACTTTCCGTCCCATATTTGATTATATTTATGCTCACTGGCAATGATTACGAAGATGAGTATTTCGAGATCACTGGCGGGGATTCGCCCTGCCTACACGAGCACTGCTTGGTCGTTTCATTCGACGGCGATGGCAACATTTCGGATTGTGATGTGAAATCTTTGTTCTGACCAAGGGAGCGGATAACCATCCGATGCACCGGAGCGGCGGTGGTCAGCGTTGTGGCAATGGATATATTCTTCGCCGCCGCCCGGTGATCGGTGCCGTTACCCGGCAGAATTCAATCCAGACGACTCTGATGGTGACAACTGCACAGATACTCGCTGACTAGGCGTTGCAGATGGAATGCGGAGAGCAGTGCGTTGATTGGGCGATTGACCTTCTTGCATCCGGACACGAAGAGATGCCTGTTTGCCGTTTGGCGGCGAAATCGCGACCGTACAATTCCTTTGAAATCGCGTCACTCCGCGATCAAATTCTCCAAATGCTGGGTCTCAGCGATCTAACCGCCGACGAATGTCTCGTTATCTACGCGCGGGAATTACTTCTGGCTGCGTTAAACGACGATCTCCCAATTCGTGAGGCATTGGAAAGGATAAGGGATCTATACAACGCAAACGACTGCCAATCCGAACTCCATGACTTTTACTTGCTATATTGGGCATGGGATGACCTGGACTCAGAAGATCAAACTTTCCATTGGCCATCTGCAGATCGGAGAAATATTGAGCGTATCACTCGTGACGTCGCCCTAAAATTCATATCATGCAATCCAAACCGCGGGTAACCATGCCATGAACCGAAGTTACGGAGGTGCGTTGGTTTGGGTTTTAGTTTTGACTCTCTCGCCGTAATTCGGTTATGGCTACCGTTCTGGCTACTGAATCGAATTTGCAGCAAACTGTGATGCGAGCCGAAAACGATTACCGTGAGTTCATTGATTCGTTCATTGAGCGTCCTCGGATGTACCTTCACCGAGTCAGTCTTGATACTGCGATTGCTTTCTTGGTTGGATACGATTGCGCTACAAATCACTGTCTGCTTCGCGGGTTTACGAACTGGATGGCTACGGAGTTCCAAGGTTCTCCGTCGCTCGGGTGGCAAGGGTTGTTGAGGGCGAAATATAGTGAACAGGAGCCAAAGTCAGGGGACCCGGCACCTGACAGCGCGGAACTAACGTTTGTTGTGCGCGTATTAAGCCAGTTCTTTTGTCAGCGTGAGGCTCCAGAGCGTGGCTAAAATTCGATGGTTGTCGAAAGACCGTTGTATGACTATTGGCTCGTGCATTCAGAACGAGCCAGAACCATGTGGTGCACCGAAGTCGGCGAGTCGGGTTTGTTTTGAGTTCACGTCCACTGCGCCGACTCGGTGACCACTACCGTTCGCGCGGGTAATTGGACTGCTTGATGACTCATCTCTAATCAACATGGTCATCGCCCATTTCAGTTCGAAGCGTTTGAATTCGGCCCATCTAAATTCAGGTGTCAACTGTCAGCTGATCGCCGCAAATGATGCTGCGGTTTGATAGTCGCTGCTGAATTCGGCCCATCTGATCTCACCTGGCAACTGATAGCTGATCGTTGCAACTGAGTCTGCGGTTTGATAGTTGCTCGTGAACTAGGCCCATGTGATTTCGCAAGACGTCAGTTTCCTGTTTATCGCACTTGATGTCACGGTTTGATTTCTGCTCCGAGATAGCTGGTCAAACTCCTTACTCGCTAGCCGAAAAATCTATGCTCGTTCCCCTTGGCGAGTCCAATCGGGTAGACTTGTCAGCAGCGATGTGATGCAGACTGTGGTCGTGTGTACCACGCGAACCATGACATGAACCGAAGTGACGGAGTCGGGGTTTCTGAAGTGGTGTGTCTTCCGCCGTCACTTGGTTATGTCCGCCGTTCGCGCGGATGGTTGTGCCTGCGATAACCATCGCCTGTCTTCGATGCTGACGGATCTTGCCCATCTGATCTCACCTGACAACCATTAGCCGATCGCCGCAACTGAGTTTGTNNNNNNNNNNNNNNNNNNNNNNNNNNNNNNNNNNNNNNNNNNNNNNNNNNNNNNNNNNNNNNNNNNNNNNNNNNNNNNNNNNNNNNNNNNNNNNNNNNNNNNNNNNNNNNNNNNNNNNNNNNNNNNNNNNNNNNNNNNNNNNNNNNNNNNNNNNNNNNNNNNNNNNNNNNNNNNNNNNTAACGGTTTGATTTCAGCTCCGAGATAGCAGATCAAACGTCCTAACCGCCGGCCGATATATCTATGCTCGTTCCCCTACACGATTCCGATCGGGTAGACTTGTTGGCAGCGATGTGGTGCCGACTGTGGTCGTGGGTACCACGCGAACCATGACATGAACCGAAGTGACGGAGTCGGGGTTTCTGAAGTGGTTAGTTGTCCGCCGTCACTCGGTTATGTCCGCCGTTACCCGAAAGAGTTGCAGATTGATTCGTACTTATGACGCTTCTCACGCCTGACGATCGAAACGATCTTGATTTCAACAAGCTCGGCCCCGTTCTTGAAACGCTGGTGAACTCTGATCGGGTATCGGAGGAAGAGCGTCGTGCAATCGAACTGTGCGCTCGCGCTACCGCAGATATGCTTTCGTTACAGCACGAACAGACGATGCGGGAATTTTATAGTCGACCAGACATCCAACGCATCGAGTCCGAACTCATTGATCGTTGGCTCGACGCGAATCAAGGTGCGTCCGCGGGTATGACCGTGTTGACTCATGGACGGTGGTATGTCTCATCGTACACAGCAGATGGTAAACTCCAATTAACACCGATCGATCCGCCTTGGCCGGTATTTCCGGACGATCCAGACTGATCGGGTAACAATCGCGTGCACCGGAGTACGCGAGTCGGCGGTTTTGAAGTTGAGAATCTTTCACGCGTACCCGGTGACGCGTACCGTTCGCGCGGGTAGATACTCCGCCAGATAATTCATCTCCTTCTCAGTTGGTCATCGCCCTTCGCAATACAAAGCGTTTGGATGCGGCCCATCTGATTTCACGTGATCAATTCACGCTGATCGCCGCAATTGAATCCACGGTTTGGTAGTTGTGTCTAAACGCGGCCCATCTGAAATCAACGGACAGTAGTTTCCTATTGATCGCAATCGAATTCACGGTTTGATAGTGTTGCTTGGACAACTCCCATGCGAATTCATGGGACATCAGTTTCCTGTTTATCGCATTTGACGTCACGGTTTGATTTCTGCTGCTCGATAACAGATCAATCGCCCTATGCGCCAGCCGAAATATCAATGCTCGTTCCCCTTCGCGAATTGAATCGGGTAGACTTGTCAGCAGCGATGTGATGCAGACTGTGGTAGTGTGTACCACGCGAACCATGACATGAACCGAAGTGACGGAGTCGGGGATCCTGAAGTGGTGTGTCATCCGCCGTCACTCGGTTATGTCCGCCGTTCGGCAGGTGATGTATGGCTAACTTGAAACTCCACGTCCCGACCGACGAAAACCTTATCACCGTCTACAAGTGCGGCCTTGTCGCTGGTCAGAGTGTTGCGCTCCGTAAGCAATTGGTCGTGCATGACCACCGCGGCGAACCGACCGGACGGATTCATCCGGAAGGCGAGGTCTGGGGCGTCCTGCCGGGGCTCAAGAGCGACCCCGTGCTGTGGCTCCGGGAGCCGGACGGCAGTCGCCATACCTGGGACGATGACGCGTCGGTGCACGAGTGGTTTATACTCTTTGATACCCCCGAGAGTCATTGGTCTCCCAAAAATGAAGCGGCTTTTAATCCTGGTGCCCCGGTGACAAGGATGCCGAACAATGCCGTGCACCGAAGGACGGGAGGCAACGGCTTTGAAGTGGTTTATCTCTCGCCCGTCCTCGGTGACGGTGGCCGTTCGCGCGGATGGTTGTTGCTGCGATAACCATCGCCTGTCTTCAACGCTGTTGAATCCGGCCCATATGATTTCGCGTGACAACTGTTATATGAACGCCCCAACTGAAATCACGGTTTGGTAGTTGTGCCCAGATTGCGCCCCCCGGACTTCAACGGACATCAGTTTCCTGTTGATCGCATTTGATGTCACGGTTTGATCCTTGCTTGGAGACAACTGATCAGACGCCCTAACCGCCGGCCGAAATATCTATGCTCGTTCCCCTGGCGATTCCAACCGGGTAGACTTGTCGACAGCGATGTAGTGTAGACTGTGGTCGTGTGTACCACGCGAACCATGCCGTGCACGCGAAGGTCGGGAGTCGTGTTTTATTGAAGTGGTCAGTCCACCGCCCGACCTCGGTGACGGCTACCGTTCGCGCGGGTAGATGAACTGCTTGATATCACATCTGTCTCTAGCTTGGTCATCGCCCTCTGCAATTTGAAGCGTATGAATCTGGCCCATCTGATCTCACCTGGCAACCATTAGCCGATCGCCGCAACTGAGTTTGTCGTTTGATAGTTGCTCGTGAATTTGGCCCAATTGATTTCGCGAGACACCAGTTTCCTTTTGATCGCGACTGAAGTCATCGTTTGATTGTGTTGCTTGATCAACGCCCATCTGAATTCATGGGACAGTAGTTTCCTGTTTGTCGCATTTGATGTCATGGTTCGATTTCAGCTCTGAGATAGCCGATCAAACGTTCTGCCCGCCGGCTGAAATATCTATGCTCGTACCCCTTCGCGATTCGAATCGGGTAGACTTGTCAGCAGCGATGTGATGCAGACTGTGGTCGTGTGTACCACGCGAACCATGACATGAACCGAAGTGACGGAGTCGGGGTTTCTGAAGTGGTGTGTCATCCGCCGTCACTCGGTTATGTCCGCCGTTCCCCGACTGGCATGATCGCGACACAACTATGAGTCGCTTGCTCAATCCATACGAATCATCTGAACTGAAAGACGTATCTGCGTCGCCAAACCGTAGTTGGGCAGGAGCACTGTCGATCGCTACCCTCGCATTGTTTGTCGTCGCTGCGTTAAATGCCTTCCTTCTGATCGGCCTCACATTGCTGGAGTGGATCGCTCCAACTAGCAAACACGTCCTTGAGTTTCGGGCATTCATTTTGATCTGCGCGTTTTTCTCGATGTTCGCCACTGGGCTTCTTTCTATCGGATCTTTTCTGCTTTCGAAGCGATGGCGATATGCTCTTGCGATGATCGTGGTTGTGCTCCTTGCTTGCCTTCTTCCGATGATTCTGCTGTAATTTCGGAGTACTGCCGGTACTCTGCCTGAACCGCCACTGGAGCACACAAAACGCGGGGAACAATGAATTGCACGGGAGAACGGGAGTTATGTTTAATGGTCTGCTTGCAAGACTTTCGCCCGTTCCCCGTGAATTCTGCCGTTACCCGACTGAAATGAAGAGCCAAACGTGACCGTAACGCATCATTTTGAAACGCTCGTGCCTGCGGTCATCTTTCTCGTCGCGATCGGTTGCTCCGAAAAAATTAAACCAAACACAGAGCCGCAGCCGAGGGATGAAACCTCAAATTCACCTTGGACCACTATCGGTGAATACGATGCCGGCATCGTCACGA from Stieleria sp. JC731 encodes the following:
- a CDS encoding DUF2262 domain-containing protein, yielding MKRNVTSAVFGKLKCHIKDRSYSVKMDYKGKAIDIRFFCETDDAIERLLPLAEGVWRARVRYFKAFREHAATELLELLNGFLDCGEENPPQVTAAQLRKVLSVPYLIIFMLTGNDYEDEYFEITGGDSPCLHEHCLVVSFDGDGNISDCDVKSLF